In Alligator mississippiensis isolate rAllMis1 chromosome 10, rAllMis1, whole genome shotgun sequence, one DNA window encodes the following:
- the LOC132243496 gene encoding uncharacterized protein LOC132243496, with product MVNNGFVMLISGVWSQPVVTQEPAMSSVSPGEIVTLSCSLSTGAIASGNYAAWYQQKPGSPPRQLIYSTNNRPSGIPTRFSGDISGQMAALTITGVQAEDEADYYCAVYTGSSTHCTVIEPDGELRHKPFSSAVPCWDLPAQAAEFGCADCIFIEPPRPSLASVPTAHVLPVSSDSPCRPDECFKWSLNLLWQSHAVLWHVSSSSLPEVIQKANFAHPHNLSLDPPAISSVGLLSPSIGADLHEGAVLSSGHLRETWMIPVTACSLQEAELAWIPTMACAFLLLVLLAYSSGVRSQPVVTQEPSVSSVSPGGTVTLSCSLSTGAITTSNYPSWYQQKPGSAPQLLIYETNKRPSGVPTRFSGSISGQKAALTITGAQAEDEADYYCMVYTGSSSALRHCVSS from the exons ATGGTTAACAATGGGTTTGTGATGTTGATTTCAGGGGTCTGGTCACAGCCTGTGGTGACTCAGGAGCCTGCGATGTCCTCAGTGTCCCCAGGGGAGATTGTcactctgtcctgcagcctgagCACCGGAGCCATCGCCAGCGGCAACTATGCTgcctggtaccagcagaaacctggctctCCCCCTCGGCAGCTTATATACAGCACCAACAACAGGCCCTCGGGGATCCCCACCCGGTTCTCGGGGGACATTTCTGGTCAGATGGCCGCCTTGACCATCACGGGGGTCCAAGCCGAGGATGAGGCCGACTACTACTGTGCTGTGTATACTGGCAGCAGTACACACTGCACAGTGATAGAGCCCGATGGGGAACTGAGACATAAACCTTTCTCTTCAGCAGTGCCCTGCTGGGATCTCCCTGCCCAGGCTGCAGAGTTTGGTTGTGCTGACTGCATTTTCATTGAACCCCCCAGACCTTCCCTAGCTTCtgtccccactgcccatgtcctgccGGTCAGCTCAGACAGCCCATGTAGACCAGATGAATGTTTTAAATGGTCTCTCAATTTACTTTGGCAATCACA TGCTGTGCTCTGGCATgtcagctccagcagcctccctgaAGTAATCCAGAAGGCCAATTTTGCGCATCCTCATAATCTTTCCTTGGATCCTCCTGCTATTTCCTCTGTAGGGCTTTTGTCACCTTCTATTG gggcagatttgcatgaaggggccGTTCTCAGCTCTGGGCATTTAAGAGAGACTTGGATGATCCCAGTTACAGCCTGTTCACTTCAGGAAGCCGAGCTGGCCTGGATTCCCACCATGGCCTGTGCCTTTCTCCTTCTTGTTCTGCTCGCATACAGCTCAG GGGTCCGGTCACAGCCTGTGGTGACTCAGGAGCCTTCAGTGTCTTCGGTGTCCCCAGGAGGGACTGTCACTCTGTCCTGCAGCCTCAGCACCGGAGCCATCACCACCAGCAACTATCCCTcctggtaccagcagaaacctggctctgcccctcagctGCTTATTTATGAAACTAATAAGAGACCCTCCGGGGTCCCCACCCGGTTCTCCGGGTCCATCTCTGGTCAGAAGGCCGCCTTAACCATCACCGGGGCCCAAGCTGAGGACGAGGCCGACTACTACTGTATGGTGtatactggcagcagcagtgcgtTACGACACTGTGTTTCATCCTGA